A stretch of the Bacillus sp. (in: firmicutes) genome encodes the following:
- the gatA gene encoding Asp-tRNA(Asn)/Glu-tRNA(Gln) amidotransferase subunit GatA, translated as MSLFEHKISDLHGMLHKKEITVTELVNESYKRIGKVEDKVKAFLTLNEEAAREQAAKLDQEISSKDQFGLLFGMPIGVKDNIVTKGLRTTCASKILANFDPVYDATVTEKLHNAEAIIIGKCNMDEFAMGSSNENSGFYPTKNPWNLDYVPGGSSGGSAAAVAAGEVPFALGSDTGGSIRQPAAFCGVVGLKPTYGLVSRFGLVAYASSLDQIGPITRSVEDNAYILQAIAGHDKMDSTSANVEVPDYLSALTGDVKGLKIAVPKEYIGEGVREDVKAAVMSALKVLESQGAVWEEVSLPHSKYAVATYYLLSSSEASANLSRFDGVRYGVRSDNAKNIIDLFKMSRSEGFGDEVKRRIMLGTFALSSGYYDAYYKKAQKVRTLIKNDFDEVFEKYDVILGPTNPTPAFKIGEKANDPLTMYVEDILTIPVNLAGVPGISVPCGFSSDGLPIGLQIIGKYFDESTVYRVAHAYEQATDFTRQRPNL; from the coding sequence ATGTCATTATTTGAACATAAAATTTCTGATTTACATGGGATGCTCCATAAAAAGGAAATAACTGTTACTGAGCTTGTTAATGAATCTTACAAGCGCATTGGCAAGGTAGAAGATAAAGTAAAAGCATTTCTTACATTAAATGAAGAAGCGGCGAGAGAACAAGCTGCAAAGCTTGATCAAGAAATTAGCTCCAAAGATCAATTCGGCCTTCTTTTTGGGATGCCGATTGGTGTAAAGGATAATATCGTAACGAAAGGACTTCGGACAACTTGTGCTAGCAAAATTCTAGCAAACTTTGATCCTGTTTACGATGCAACTGTTACGGAAAAGTTACATAATGCAGAAGCAATCATTATCGGAAAATGTAATATGGATGAATTTGCGATGGGTTCATCAAATGAAAACTCAGGTTTTTACCCTACGAAAAATCCTTGGAATCTAGACTATGTACCAGGCGGTTCTAGCGGCGGTTCGGCGGCGGCAGTTGCAGCTGGTGAAGTGCCATTTGCTTTAGGCTCTGATACAGGTGGCTCCATCCGTCAGCCAGCTGCTTTTTGTGGTGTCGTTGGCTTGAAACCGACATACGGATTAGTATCACGTTTTGGCTTAGTTGCTTATGCATCGTCATTAGACCAAATTGGCCCAATCACTAGAAGTGTTGAAGATAATGCTTACATATTACAAGCAATTGCTGGACATGACAAAATGGACTCAACTTCTGCTAATGTCGAAGTTCCTGATTATTTATCTGCCTTAACAGGTGATGTTAAAGGGTTAAAAATCGCTGTACCAAAAGAATATATCGGTGAAGGTGTACGTGAAGATGTTAAAGCAGCTGTAATGAGTGCCCTGAAAGTGTTGGAATCTCAGGGTGCGGTTTGGGAAGAAGTATCACTTCCGCATTCAAAATATGCAGTGGCAACGTATTATTTACTTTCTTCATCGGAAGCATCTGCCAACCTTTCTCGTTTTGACGGTGTCCGCTATGGCGTCCGTTCAGACAATGCGAAAAATATTATCGATTTATTTAAAATGTCCCGCAGCGAAGGCTTTGGCGACGAAGTAAAACGCCGCATTATGCTCGGAACATTTGCTTTAAGTTCAGGTTATTATGATGCTTATTATAAGAAAGCGCAAAAAGTACGAACATTAATTAAAAATGATTTTGATGAAGTGTTTGAAAAATATGATGTCATTCTTGGGCCAACAAACCCAACACCAGCATTCAAAATTGGTGAAAAAGCAAATGACCCATTAACAATGTATGTCGAAGATATTTTAACAATTCCTGTTAACCTTGCTGGTGTTCCAGGTATTTCAGTTCCATGCGGATTTTCAAGTGATGGCCTGCCAATCGGCTTGCAAATCATTGGAAAGTATTTTGATGAAAGTACGGTCTATCGTGTAGCACATGCTTATGAGCAAGCAACAGATTTTACACGACAAAGACCGAATCTGTAA
- the gatB gene encoding Asp-tRNA(Asn)/Glu-tRNA(Gln) amidotransferase subunit GatB: protein MAFETVIGLEVHVELKTNTKIFCDCSNEFGVAPNSNTCPICQGHPGVLPVVNRQAVEFAMKAAMALNCEIAPITTFDRKNYFYPDNPKAYQISQFDKPIGKRGWIDIEVDGKKKRIGITQIHMEEDAGKLTHTGDGHSLVDLNRQGTPLIEIVSEPDMRSPEEAYAYLEKLKSIIQYTGVSDCKMEEGSLRCDANISLRPVGQEKFGTKTELKNLNSFAFVRAGLEYEERRQEQVLIAGGVIQQETRRYDDAKKKTILMRVKEGSDDYRYFPEPDLVDIVIDEAWMSRVRAEIPELPDARRERYIGELGLPAYDAAVLTVSKETSDFFEASVAVGADAKQASNWIMGELSAYLNANNVELAEVKLTPEALGKMIELIQKGTISSKIAKDVFKELVENGGDPERVVEEKGLVQISDEGELRAIVAEVVSSNPKVIEDYKSGNKKAAGFFVGQIMKATKGKANPQMVNQLIVEELDKL from the coding sequence ATGGCTTTTGAAACAGTCATCGGACTTGAAGTCCATGTTGAGCTAAAAACAAATACAAAAATCTTTTGTGATTGTTCAAATGAATTTGGAGTAGCCCCTAACAGCAATACTTGTCCGATTTGCCAAGGGCATCCAGGCGTATTGCCAGTTGTCAACCGCCAAGCTGTTGAATTTGCAATGAAGGCAGCAATGGCATTAAACTGTGAAATTGCGCCAATCACAACGTTTGACCGCAAAAACTATTTTTATCCAGATAATCCGAAAGCATACCAAATTTCGCAATTTGATAAGCCAATTGGGAAACGTGGCTGGATTGATATTGAAGTGGACGGTAAAAAGAAACGTATCGGAATTACGCAAATTCATATGGAAGAAGATGCTGGGAAACTGACGCATACAGGTGACGGTCATTCATTAGTGGATTTAAACCGTCAAGGTACACCGCTGATTGAAATCGTTTCTGAACCAGATATGCGTTCACCTGAAGAAGCGTATGCTTACTTGGAAAAATTAAAGTCAATCATTCAATATACAGGTGTTTCTGACTGTAAAATGGAAGAAGGCTCCTTGCGCTGTGATGCCAATATTTCCTTGCGTCCTGTGGGCCAAGAGAAATTCGGTACAAAAACAGAATTAAAGAATTTAAACTCATTTGCATTCGTGCGTGCCGGCTTAGAATATGAAGAAAGACGCCAAGAGCAAGTGCTTATAGCTGGCGGTGTCATTCAGCAGGAAACGCGCCGTTATGATGATGCGAAAAAGAAAACAATTTTAATGCGTGTCAAGGAAGGCTCTGACGATTATCGTTATTTCCCAGAGCCGGACTTAGTTGATATTGTGATTGATGAAGCATGGATGAGCCGTGTTCGAGCGGAAATTCCTGAGTTGCCGGATGCACGCCGTGAGCGCTATATTGGTGAACTTGGTTTACCAGCTTATGATGCAGCGGTTTTAACAGTTTCAAAGGAGACTTCCGATTTTTTCGAAGCTTCCGTTGCGGTAGGTGCAGACGCTAAACAAGCATCAAACTGGATTATGGGTGAACTTTCAGCTTATCTTAACGCTAATAACGTTGAGTTAGCTGAAGTGAAGCTTACTCCTGAGGCATTGGGAAAAATGATTGAACTTATTCAAAAAGGTACAATTTCTTCTAAAATTGCTAAAGATGTTTTCAAAGAATTAGTTGAGAATGGCGGCGACCCAGAGAGAGTTGTCGAAGAAAAAGGTCTAGTACAAATTTCCGATGAAGGCGAACTTCGTGCGATTGTAGCGGAAGTTGTTAGCAGTAATCCGAAGGTAATCGAAGACTATAAGAGCGGTAACAAAAAAGCAGCTGGCTTCTTCGTCGGCCAAATTATGAAAGCAACAAAAGGAAAAGCAAATCCACAAATGGTGAACCAGTTAATCGTGGAAGAGCTTGATAAGCTTTAA
- a CDS encoding CamS family sex pheromone protein, translated as MKKSVLLMLVFLLVLTACTPKFGKDEEIVQETKEATEQAIIPKYKISDEYYRTILPFKQGKARGLANYTVYNRLDIDEMEIGLMRIAQEHFDPNNFYFQEGQYVTAKMAESWVGRQSEKNAEGMNPPLNEKTATAEEFRKNPKYLSHIMEQNYLKKNNENKVELAGVVIGLALKSVYNFNEPTNGYPRDEPIDAAEIEKQGKALAVQVLQKLQSIKELEGVPIVIALFQEKPRDAVVPGNFFTKTYIGGNSNSISKWEKINEKHVLFPSQEGKDSYYDDYMRMMNFKSDIEQYFPNYVGVVGRGYYVNDQLQEMTIDIPIQFYGKAEIIGFTEYITGLMLDHFPPYISVQVYITSIGGQEALISRNGGEEKPFVHIFR; from the coding sequence ATGAAGAAAAGTGTATTACTAATGCTAGTTTTTTTACTAGTTTTAACGGCATGCACCCCTAAATTTGGGAAAGATGAGGAGATTGTTCAAGAAACAAAAGAAGCAACGGAGCAAGCGATTATTCCAAAATACAAAATCTCAGATGAATATTATCGCACCATTTTACCATTCAAGCAGGGGAAGGCAAGAGGTCTAGCTAATTATACGGTATACAATCGGTTAGATATTGATGAGATGGAAATAGGCTTGATGAGAATCGCGCAAGAGCATTTCGATCCGAATAATTTTTATTTTCAAGAAGGTCAATATGTCACAGCTAAAATGGCGGAAAGCTGGGTCGGGAGACAAAGCGAAAAAAATGCAGAGGGTATGAATCCACCGTTAAATGAAAAAACAGCAACAGCAGAAGAGTTTCGCAAAAACCCAAAATACTTGTCACATATAATGGAACAAAATTATTTGAAAAAAAATAATGAAAATAAAGTCGAGCTTGCTGGTGTCGTCATTGGGCTTGCTTTGAAATCAGTTTATAATTTTAATGAGCCGACAAATGGCTATCCAAGAGATGAACCTATAGATGCTGCGGAAATAGAGAAACAAGGAAAGGCACTTGCGGTCCAAGTTCTACAAAAACTGCAAAGCATAAAGGAGTTGGAAGGAGTTCCGATTGTTATTGCATTATTCCAGGAAAAGCCAAGGGACGCTGTTGTGCCAGGTAATTTTTTTACGAAAACATATATAGGTGGCAATAGCAATTCGATTTCCAAATGGGAAAAGATTAATGAAAAACACGTTTTATTCCCATCCCAGGAAGGCAAAGATTCATATTATGATGATTATATGCGAATGATGAACTTTAAAAGCGATATTGAACAATATTTTCCTAATTATGTTGGTGTAGTCGGCCGCGGCTACTACGTTAATGATCAGCTTCAGGAAATGACCATTGATATTCCGATTCAGTTCTATGGTAAAGCAGAAATAATCGGCTTTACAGAATATATTACGGGCTTGATGCTTGATCATTTCCCACCGTATATTTCTGTCCAAGTTTATATTACATCAATTGGTGGCCAAGAGGCTCTCATAAGCAGGAATGGTGGCGAGGAAAAACCGTTTGTCCATATTTTTAGATAA
- a CDS encoding YhfC family intramembrane metalloprotease, translated as MITQIQMAGMVTQLLISLLFPIIILIFLIRKKSLSWKSLLIGVLIFIVFSQVLEKILHIAVIDPAGPSLKWTDSTVAFVAYGALAAGVFEEIGRYVGFKFLLKKNRSYNDGLSFGLGHGGIEAILIGVIGGVTALIFANLINTGMFDQTIGAAMPADQLALIKNQYLNTGFGIYVVGGLERVPAILIHIALSLVVLLAVRESKFVYFLYAIGLHALMDVAPAMYQAGVLKSIWTTELIIALFGVAALIFIFRAKKLFMND; from the coding sequence ATGATAACGCAAATACAAATGGCTGGTATGGTTACACAGCTTCTAATTTCATTATTATTTCCAATTATCATTCTTATTTTTCTTATTCGGAAAAAGTCTTTGTCGTGGAAATCACTCTTGATTGGAGTTCTAATTTTTATTGTCTTTTCGCAAGTATTAGAGAAGATTCTCCATATTGCTGTAATTGATCCCGCTGGGCCTTCGCTAAAATGGACTGATAGTACGGTTGCATTCGTTGCTTATGGAGCATTGGCGGCAGGTGTTTTTGAAGAGATTGGGCGATATGTTGGCTTTAAATTTTTGCTTAAGAAAAATCGTTCATATAATGATGGGTTGTCATTTGGGTTAGGGCACGGCGGCATTGAGGCAATATTGATTGGGGTCATCGGCGGGGTTACTGCACTTATTTTTGCAAATCTCATTAACACAGGAATGTTTGACCAGACGATTGGTGCTGCAATGCCTGCTGACCAGCTTGCTTTAATTAAAAATCAATACTTGAATACAGGCTTTGGCATATATGTAGTTGGTGGATTAGAGAGAGTTCCAGCTATTTTGATTCATATTGCCCTTTCGCTTGTTGTGTTATTAGCTGTTCGAGAAAGTAAATTTGTATACTTTTTATATGCGATTGGGTTGCACGCATTAATGGATGTTGCACCCGCGATGTATCAAGCTGGTGTACTGAAATCTATTTGGACTACTGAATTAATCATCGCATTGTTTGGAGTTGCAGCGCTTATTTTTATCTTTAGGGCAAAAAAACTGTTTATGAACGATTAA
- the gatC gene encoding Asp-tRNA(Asn)/Glu-tRNA(Gln) amidotransferase subunit GatC, with protein sequence MSRISIEQVKHVAHLARLAVTEEEAEQFTSHLDAIIEYAELLNELDTENVEATTHVLDIKNILREDTVRNWLSQEEALKNAPEQRDGQFRVPSIIE encoded by the coding sequence ATGTCACGAATTTCAATCGAACAAGTGAAGCATGTTGCGCATTTAGCACGTTTAGCGGTAACTGAAGAAGAAGCTGAACAATTCACAAGCCATTTAGATGCGATTATTGAATACGCTGAGCTTTTAAATGAACTTGATACGGAAAATGTTGAGGCAACAACTCATGTATTAGACATTAAAAATATTTTAAGAGAAGATACTGTACGCAATTGGCTATCACAAGAGGAAGCATTGAAAAATGCACCTGAGCAAAGAGATGGTCAATTTAGAGTACCATCGATTATTGAATAA